A stretch of the Clavibacter sp. B3I6 genome encodes the following:
- a CDS encoding glycosyltransferase family 1 protein: protein MRLVFDCRYTRIGRHDGISRYGAELVARLGARFDVTMLISDHRQLALLPDLPWQMVSSPTGPREPWVARRISRLRPDVVYSPMQTMGSRGRTYPLVLTLHDLIYYRHRRPPRDLPAPVRALWRAFHLAWWPQRLLLDRADAIVTVSETTRGLIRRHRLTTRPVVVVPNAAELVPAPDGTPDGPRDAPEERTLVYMGSYMPYKNVETLVRAADDLPEHELELMSRIVPAERERLEALADGARLVFRDGASDAEYAATLRRATALLTASRDEGFGIPVVEAMSVGLPVVVSDIPIFREIGGDAAVYVDPDDPEGFAAAVRALEDPAEWRRRSAACSARAAEYGWGRSAAVLGDLLEQVARTGRRGA, encoded by the coding sequence GTGAGGCTCGTGTTCGACTGCCGGTACACGCGCATCGGCCGGCACGACGGGATCAGCCGCTACGGCGCCGAGCTCGTCGCGCGGCTGGGCGCGCGCTTCGACGTGACCATGCTCATCAGCGACCACCGCCAGCTCGCGCTCCTGCCCGACCTCCCGTGGCAGATGGTCAGCTCGCCCACCGGGCCCCGCGAGCCGTGGGTCGCGCGCCGGATCTCCCGGCTGCGACCGGACGTCGTCTACAGCCCGATGCAGACCATGGGCTCGCGCGGGCGCACGTACCCGCTCGTGCTCACGCTGCACGACCTCATCTACTACCGCCACCGCCGCCCGCCGCGCGACCTGCCCGCGCCCGTGCGTGCCCTGTGGCGCGCGTTCCACCTGGCGTGGTGGCCCCAGCGGCTCCTGCTCGACCGGGCGGACGCGATCGTCACGGTGAGCGAGACGACGCGCGGCCTCATCCGCCGCCACCGGCTGACGACCCGGCCCGTGGTCGTGGTGCCGAACGCGGCGGAGCTCGTGCCCGCCCCCGACGGGACGCCGGACGGGCCGCGGGACGCCCCGGAGGAGCGGACGCTCGTCTACATGGGCTCGTACATGCCCTACAAGAACGTCGAGACGCTCGTGCGCGCGGCGGACGACCTGCCCGAGCACGAGCTGGAGCTCATGAGCCGCATCGTCCCGGCGGAGCGCGAGCGGCTGGAGGCGTTGGCCGACGGCGCCCGGCTGGTCTTCCGCGACGGCGCGAGCGACGCCGAGTACGCCGCGACCCTGCGCCGCGCCACCGCGCTCCTCACCGCGTCGCGTGACGAGGGCTTCGGCATCCCGGTCGTGGAGGCGATGAGCGTCGGCCTGCCGGTCGTGGTCAGCGACATCCCGATCTTCCGCGAGATCGGCGGCGACGCGGCCGTGTACGTCGACCCCGACGACCCCGAGGGGTTCGCCGCGGCCGTGCGCGCGCTGGAGGACCCGGCGGAGTGGCGGCGGCGCTCGGCGGCGTGCTCCGCGCGCGCGGCCGAGTACGGCTGGGGCCGCTCGGCCGCGGTGCTCGGCGACCTCCTGGAGCAGGTCGCGCGCACGGGGCGCCGAGGCGCCTGA
- a CDS encoding histidine phosphatase family protein, protein MTRIVLVRHGRTAWNVERRVQGSSDIPLDDTGRAQAATAGALLAEAVAGDAGWDAIHASPLSRAFETASIIAEHLALGGAPTTGPLPEPALAERRYGLAEGLTHQEIEARFPDGDVPGRETVESVTERAGAALLRLAEMHPGGSIIAVSHGGVIAALARSLDASLVGRPGPMIENGSAHTFGVVDGELSLLRFGGVADLGAIADLDTARRA, encoded by the coding sequence GTGACGCGCATCGTCCTCGTCCGCCACGGCCGCACCGCCTGGAACGTGGAGCGCCGCGTGCAGGGGTCGAGCGACATCCCCCTCGACGACACCGGTCGCGCGCAGGCCGCCACCGCGGGCGCCCTCCTCGCCGAGGCGGTCGCGGGCGACGCGGGCTGGGACGCGATCCATGCGAGCCCCCTGAGCCGTGCCTTCGAGACCGCGTCGATCATCGCCGAGCACCTCGCGCTCGGCGGCGCCCCCACGACGGGCCCGCTGCCGGAGCCCGCGCTGGCCGAGCGCCGCTACGGCCTCGCGGAGGGGCTCACGCACCAGGAGATCGAGGCGCGCTTCCCCGACGGCGACGTGCCGGGGCGCGAGACCGTCGAGTCCGTGACCGAGCGGGCGGGCGCCGCGCTCCTCCGCCTCGCCGAGATGCACCCCGGCGGGTCGATCATCGCGGTGTCGCACGGCGGGGTCATCGCGGCGCTCGCGCGGAGCCTCGACGCGTCCCTCGTGGGCCGCCCCGGCCCCATGATCGAGAACGGCTCGGCCCACACGTTCGGCGTGGTCGACGGCGAGCTGTCGCTGCTGCGCTTCGGCGGCGTCGCGGACCTCGGGGCCATCGCCGACCTCGACACCGCGCGCCGCGCCTGA
- a CDS encoding Sir2 family NAD-dependent protein deacetylase, translating to MSTALRDDPRPPAGSTIAEAVELMRGRRTAVLTGAGLSTDSGIPDYRGEGAPKRNPMTFQQFRSEGDDFRRRYWAGGHLGWKAFSSARPNDGHAALADLEAAGVVGGIVTQNVDGLHERAGSRRVVDLHGSLDRVLCLECGQAYARSAIAERISAENPWLDQPDAVELNPDGDAQVHDVDRFRIPVCSVCGGMLKPDVVFFGELVPTERFREASAIVSDADVLLIAGSSLAVNSGIRLLELARRSRMPIVILNRGVTKGDTRATVRLEGGTSETLRAIATELAS from the coding sequence ATGAGCACCGCTCTCCGTGACGATCCCCGACCCCCCGCGGGGTCGACGATCGCCGAGGCCGTCGAGCTGATGCGCGGCCGCCGCACCGCCGTCCTCACGGGCGCCGGCCTCAGCACCGACTCCGGCATCCCCGACTACCGCGGCGAGGGCGCCCCCAAGCGGAACCCCATGACGTTCCAGCAGTTCCGCAGCGAGGGCGACGACTTCCGCCGCCGCTACTGGGCGGGCGGCCACCTCGGCTGGAAGGCGTTCAGCTCCGCGCGCCCCAACGACGGCCATGCGGCGCTGGCCGACCTCGAGGCCGCGGGCGTCGTGGGCGGGATCGTCACGCAGAACGTCGACGGCCTGCACGAGCGCGCCGGGTCCCGCCGTGTCGTCGACCTGCACGGCTCGCTCGACCGGGTCCTCTGCCTCGAGTGCGGCCAGGCCTACGCGCGCTCCGCGATCGCCGAGCGGATCAGCGCCGAGAACCCGTGGCTCGACCAGCCCGACGCGGTGGAGCTGAACCCGGACGGCGACGCGCAGGTGCACGACGTCGACCGCTTCCGGATCCCCGTGTGCAGCGTCTGCGGCGGGATGCTGAAGCCGGACGTGGTCTTCTTCGGCGAGCTGGTGCCCACCGAGCGCTTCCGCGAGGCGAGCGCCATCGTCTCCGACGCGGACGTGCTCCTCATCGCCGGGTCGTCCCTCGCGGTCAACTCCGGCATCCGCCTGCTCGAGCTCGCCCGGAGGAGCCGCATGCCGATCGTGATCCTCAACCGCGGCGTCACCAAGGGCGACACCCGCGCCACCGTGCGCCTGGAGGGCGGCACGAGCGAGACCCTCCGCGCCATCGCGACGGAGCTCGCGTCGTGA
- a CDS encoding RNA methyltransferase: protein MHIHRIEDLGSPGLEDYSRLTDVALRRVSEPEGGLYIAESTKVMGRALAAGHVPRSVLVQEQWLDDVAPLLEGFPEVPVFVGAAAVLERLTGYNLHRGALAAMHRPPLPAVADVLRGARRVVVLEDIVDHTNVGAIFRAVAGIGADAVLITPRCADPLYRRSVRVSMGTVLQVPWTRLPEWSEAAPLLHEAGFHLAALALEDDAVTLDAFAADPPERIALVLGTEGDGLSRHALRHADSTVVIPMLHGVDSLNVAAASAVALYALRVAA, encoded by the coding sequence GTGCACATCCACCGCATCGAGGACCTGGGCTCCCCGGGACTCGAGGACTACTCGCGCCTCACCGACGTGGCCCTCCGCCGCGTGAGCGAGCCCGAGGGCGGTCTGTACATCGCCGAGTCGACCAAGGTCATGGGGCGCGCGCTCGCCGCGGGCCACGTGCCGCGCTCGGTCCTCGTGCAGGAGCAGTGGCTCGACGACGTCGCCCCGCTCCTCGAGGGCTTCCCCGAGGTGCCCGTCTTCGTGGGCGCCGCCGCCGTGCTCGAGCGGCTCACGGGCTACAACCTGCACCGCGGGGCGCTCGCCGCGATGCACCGACCGCCCCTGCCCGCCGTCGCCGACGTGCTGCGCGGCGCCCGCCGGGTGGTGGTGCTCGAGGACATCGTCGACCACACGAACGTCGGGGCGATCTTCCGCGCGGTCGCCGGCATCGGGGCCGACGCCGTGCTCATCACCCCGCGCTGCGCCGACCCGCTGTACCGCCGGAGCGTCCGCGTCAGCATGGGCACCGTCCTGCAGGTGCCGTGGACGCGGCTGCCCGAGTGGTCGGAGGCCGCGCCGCTCCTGCACGAGGCCGGGTTCCACCTGGCCGCGCTCGCCCTCGAGGACGACGCCGTCACCCTCGACGCCTTCGCGGCGGATCCGCCCGAGCGGATCGCGCTCGTGCTCGGCACCGAGGGGGACGGCCTCAGCCGCCATGCGCTCCGGCACGCGGACTCGACGGTCGTGATCCCGATGCTCCACGGCGTGGACTCGCTCAACGTGGCCGCGGCGAGCGCCGTCGCGCTCTACGCCCTGCGGGTCGCGGCATGA
- a CDS encoding D-alanyl-D-alanine carboxypeptidase family protein: MRRSRRATLTGVVAALLVSAGVYVPVTLTADPPAAVAQVEAPDPVVNVATPETWPGRGVSAVGAVGFDGVLATDDAAPVPRPMASITKTVTALVVLHAKPLAAGAEGPQVTFTAEDEALRVEILKQDGIVEPAVPGTSLSQRDLLEGALLASANNYAAALGVWAFGSNDAFVEAANAWLAEQGLTGTHVADAMGLSPETVSTTTDLVRIGEMVLADPVLADIVDERSADVAGVGAVVNRNLLAAVPGFRGIKTGTLEQAGKCLLWAVDTKVGDREVTLVGVTLGAQDHAELARQVLALLPTVTANMHVVQVATAGEPFADYTTAWGATAQAVSTADQSLLVWADTPVTTTVEASATAEAEAGAEVGTATVTAGGETVRVPLALDRAIPGPDGWWRLANPGELLG, translated from the coding sequence ATGAGGCGCTCCCGCCGCGCCACCCTCACCGGCGTCGTCGCGGCGCTCCTCGTCTCCGCGGGCGTCTACGTCCCCGTGACCCTCACGGCGGATCCGCCGGCCGCGGTCGCGCAGGTCGAGGCCCCGGATCCCGTCGTCAACGTCGCCACCCCGGAGACCTGGCCGGGGAGGGGCGTCTCGGCCGTCGGCGCGGTCGGGTTCGACGGCGTGCTGGCCACGGACGACGCGGCGCCGGTGCCGCGGCCCATGGCGAGCATCACCAAGACCGTGACCGCCCTCGTCGTGCTGCACGCGAAGCCGCTGGCCGCCGGCGCGGAGGGGCCGCAGGTCACCTTCACCGCCGAGGACGAGGCGCTCCGCGTCGAGATCCTGAAGCAGGACGGCATCGTCGAGCCGGCGGTGCCCGGCACGAGCCTGTCGCAGCGCGACCTCCTCGAGGGCGCGCTGCTCGCGAGCGCCAACAACTACGCGGCGGCCCTCGGCGTCTGGGCGTTCGGGTCGAACGACGCGTTCGTCGAGGCCGCGAACGCCTGGCTCGCCGAGCAGGGGCTCACGGGCACGCACGTCGCCGACGCGATGGGGCTCTCGCCCGAGACGGTGAGCACGACGACCGACCTCGTCCGCATCGGGGAGATGGTGCTGGCCGACCCGGTGCTCGCGGACATCGTCGACGAGCGGAGCGCCGACGTCGCAGGCGTGGGCGCCGTCGTGAACCGCAACCTGCTCGCGGCCGTGCCCGGGTTCCGCGGCATCAAGACCGGCACGCTCGAGCAGGCCGGCAAGTGCCTCCTCTGGGCCGTGGACACGAAGGTGGGCGACCGCGAGGTGACGCTCGTCGGCGTCACCCTGGGGGCGCAGGACCACGCGGAGCTCGCGCGCCAGGTGCTCGCGCTGCTGCCGACCGTGACCGCCAACATGCACGTGGTGCAGGTCGCGACGGCGGGGGAGCCGTTCGCCGACTACACGACCGCGTGGGGTGCGACGGCGCAGGCCGTGAGCACGGCCGACCAGTCGCTCCTCGTGTGGGCTGACACGCCCGTCACGACGACCGTGGAGGCATCCGCGACGGCGGAGGCCGAGGCGGGCGCCGAGGTGGGGACGGCCACGGTCACGGCCGGCGGGGAGACCGTGCGGGTGCCGCTGGCGCTCGACCGGGCGATCCCCGGCCCCGACGGCTGGTGGCGCCTCGCTAACCCGGGCGAGCTGCTGGGCTGA
- a CDS encoding SGNH/GDSL hydrolase family protein: MTEPHPWRRYVALGDSFTEGIGDPEPGSPTGHRGWADRVAEVLADQVEGFSYANLAIRGRLLAQIADEQVEPAMALHPDLVSLSAGGNDILRPGADPDRLADRLDRMVERLSSEGATVILFTGTDVKFSPVFGRLRGKVAIYNEDIRAIAARHDCIVADQWALTEIQDPRMWDVDRLHLAPLGHHTVARMVLQALAVENDLQPLRPEPLPARTWRQARAGDIDWARSYFVPWVLRRLRHQSSGDGRTAKRPDASPWTRPDAAG; this comes from the coding sequence ATGACCGAGCCCCATCCCTGGCGCCGCTACGTCGCCCTCGGCGACTCCTTCACGGAGGGCATCGGCGATCCCGAGCCGGGCAGCCCCACCGGGCACCGGGGCTGGGCCGACCGCGTGGCCGAGGTGCTGGCCGACCAGGTCGAGGGCTTCTCGTACGCGAACCTCGCGATCCGCGGGCGCCTCCTCGCGCAGATCGCGGACGAGCAGGTGGAGCCGGCCATGGCCCTGCACCCCGACCTCGTCTCCCTGTCCGCGGGCGGCAACGACATCCTCCGCCCCGGCGCCGACCCGGACCGGCTCGCCGACCGCCTCGACCGCATGGTGGAGCGGCTCTCCTCGGAGGGCGCGACCGTGATCCTGTTCACCGGCACCGACGTCAAGTTCTCCCCCGTGTTCGGCCGCCTGCGCGGCAAGGTCGCCATCTACAACGAGGACATCCGGGCGATCGCCGCCCGGCACGACTGCATCGTCGCCGACCAGTGGGCGCTCACCGAGATCCAGGACCCGCGCATGTGGGACGTCGACCGGCTCCACCTCGCGCCCCTCGGCCACCACACGGTCGCGCGCATGGTCCTGCAGGCGCTCGCCGTCGAGAACGACCTGCAGCCGCTCCGACCCGAGCCGCTCCCGGCGCGCACCTGGCGTCAGGCCCGCGCGGGCGACATCGACTGGGCGCGCTCCTACTTCGTGCCGTGGGTGCTGCGACGCCTCCGCCACCAGTCCTCCGGCGACGGGCGCACGGCCAAGAGGCCCGACGCGTCGCCGTGGACGCGCCCGGACGCGGCGGGCTGA
- a CDS encoding VOC family protein — protein MPDLLSADTSMGPVTLLVGDLDRMTAYYRDAVGLDVLAEGVESTTLGRAGTPAVVLEPAHGLALPSPGNAGLFHTAVLFDTPAGLARAVASVARRAPGTFTGSADHLVSRAFYFTDPEGNGVELYTDRPRDAWTWQDGRIVMDSLRLDPDAFLRQELAPVADPASDAAGIGHVHLQVGDTETASAFYVDALGFELVAGWHGSAIFVSAGGYHHHMAMNTWNSRGAGRRPATLGLGTVRIEVPTRDEVEAVDARLRRVGVATRDDGRALAFEDPWGNALVLSAG, from the coding sequence ATGCCCGACCTGCTCTCCGCCGACACGTCCATGGGTCCCGTGACCCTGCTGGTCGGCGACCTGGACCGGATGACCGCCTACTACCGCGACGCCGTCGGCCTCGACGTCCTCGCCGAGGGCGTCGAGTCGACGACGCTCGGACGGGCCGGGACCCCCGCCGTGGTCCTCGAGCCCGCGCACGGGCTCGCCCTGCCGAGCCCCGGGAACGCCGGCCTCTTCCACACGGCCGTGCTGTTCGACACCCCGGCCGGTCTCGCCCGCGCCGTGGCGTCCGTCGCGCGACGCGCGCCCGGCACCTTCACGGGGAGCGCCGACCACCTCGTGAGCCGCGCCTTCTACTTCACCGACCCCGAGGGCAACGGCGTCGAGCTCTACACCGACCGCCCGCGCGACGCCTGGACGTGGCAGGACGGCCGGATCGTCATGGACAGCCTGCGGCTCGACCCGGACGCGTTCCTCCGCCAGGAGCTCGCGCCCGTGGCCGACCCCGCCTCCGACGCCGCGGGCATCGGCCACGTGCACCTGCAGGTCGGCGACACGGAGACCGCGTCCGCCTTCTACGTCGACGCGCTCGGCTTCGAGCTGGTGGCGGGCTGGCACGGATCCGCGATCTTCGTCTCCGCCGGCGGGTACCACCACCACATGGCCATGAACACGTGGAACAGCCGGGGTGCGGGCCGACGCCCGGCGACGCTCGGGCTCGGCACGGTGCGCATCGAGGTGCCGACGCGCGACGAGGTCGAGGCGGTGGACGCGCGGCTCCGACGGGTCGGCGTCGCCACGCGCGACGACGGCCGCGCGCTCGCCTTCGAGGACCCGTGGGGGAACGCCCTGGTGCTGTCGGCCGGCTGA
- a CDS encoding acyl-CoA dehydrogenase family protein: protein MTPAAPVDPLAHLDDALLRRIRSRAAGYDARNAFFAEDLDELRDAGHLRLLVPGELGGSGASLADAVRAQHLLAQAAPATALGVGMHLVWTAVARILADRGDDSLRGVLEDAGRDELLAFAISEPGNDQALADALTRAEPDPDGGYRFTGTKVSSSMAPAWTRLGLFGRDDTDPARPLLVHAFVPRDAAGLEIVPDWDTLGMRATQSHTVVLRDVRAEPRDVVRRREHGRRDDPFVLAVLQAFELLVAAVYAGIGQRALDLAVESALRRTSLAAGGRTLATDPGIRHLVAEAALAQDALLPQLQALAADVDRGVDHGDRWASLLVGAKVRATRTAADVVQQAVAVAGGGSFRTGDELGRLYRDVLAGGFHPSSDRQAAETIATTLLGPVPRPS from the coding sequence ATGACGCCCGCCGCCCCGGTCGACCCGCTCGCGCACCTCGACGACGCCCTGCTGCGGCGCATCCGCTCCCGCGCCGCCGGGTACGACGCCCGCAACGCCTTCTTCGCCGAGGACCTCGACGAGCTCCGCGACGCCGGGCACCTCCGGCTGCTCGTCCCGGGGGAGCTCGGCGGATCGGGCGCGTCCCTCGCCGACGCCGTCCGCGCCCAGCACCTCCTCGCGCAGGCGGCGCCCGCCACCGCGCTCGGGGTCGGCATGCACCTCGTCTGGACGGCCGTCGCGCGGATCCTCGCCGACCGCGGCGACGACTCCCTCCGCGGCGTCCTCGAGGACGCCGGCCGCGACGAGCTGCTGGCCTTCGCCATCAGCGAGCCCGGCAACGACCAGGCGCTCGCCGACGCCCTGACCCGGGCCGAGCCCGACCCGGACGGCGGCTACCGCTTCACCGGCACCAAGGTGTCCTCGAGCATGGCGCCCGCGTGGACCCGGCTCGGCCTCTTCGGGCGCGACGACACGGATCCCGCGCGGCCGCTCCTCGTGCACGCCTTCGTGCCGCGCGATGCGGCCGGCCTCGAGATCGTCCCCGACTGGGACACCCTCGGCATGCGCGCGACGCAGAGCCACACCGTCGTGCTCCGCGACGTGCGGGCGGAGCCGCGCGACGTCGTCCGCCGCCGCGAGCACGGGCGGCGCGACGACCCCTTCGTGCTCGCCGTCCTGCAGGCGTTCGAGCTCCTCGTGGCGGCCGTGTACGCCGGGATCGGGCAGCGCGCGCTCGACCTCGCCGTCGAGTCCGCCCTCCGCCGCACCTCGCTCGCCGCCGGCGGCCGCACGCTCGCGACCGACCCCGGCATCCGGCACCTGGTCGCGGAGGCGGCCCTCGCGCAGGACGCGCTCCTGCCGCAGCTGCAGGCGCTCGCCGCGGACGTCGACCGCGGCGTCGACCACGGCGACCGGTGGGCGTCCCTCCTCGTCGGCGCCAAGGTGCGCGCGACCCGCACGGCCGCCGACGTCGTGCAGCAGGCCGTCGCCGTCGCGGGCGGGGGATCCTTCCGCACGGGCGACGAGCTCGGGCGGCTGTACCGCGACGTGCTCGCGGGCGGCTTCCACCCGTCGAGCGACAGGCAGGCCGCCGAGACCATCGCGACCACGCTGCTCGGGCCCGTGCCGCGACCGTCCTGA
- a CDS encoding DEAD/DEAH box helicase — protein sequence MSTLPTPPPHVGSAAAEHLSPAFPERAAWGTVSKLRAWQEEALTAYFEKEPRDFLANATPGAGKTTFALRLASELLHRKTVDRITVVAPTEHLKKQWADAAARAGVRLDPMYSNSSGALGRHYHGAAVTYAQVAANPYLHKTMTEQSRTLVILDEVHHGGDALSWGDAIREAFERATRRLSLTGTPFRSDTAPIPFVSYLRDHRGVRLSQTDYDYGYSRALADGVVRPVIFLAYAGSMRWRNKMGDEMEAQLAEGNTKDITSQAWRTALAPDGEWIPQVLQAADRRLSEVRQSIPDAGGLVIATDHTTARAYAAILQRISGQPVTLVLSDDVEASANIDRFSQSTSRWMVAVRMVSEGVDVPRLAVGVYATSASTPLFFAQAIGRFVRARRRGETASIFLPSVPNLLVLANELERQRDHALDRDSSKEGDLYNPEDAMMGEANRSEKGSDSLLSEFSFEAMGSEATFDKVLFDGAEFGQMADVGSLEEEEFIGLPGILEPEQVRELLAQRQHRQSRHASERERKQAESGAPKDPDDIPLYRTLKEQRQLLNSLVGMRAKLHGEPHGLVHAELRRVCGGPAVGQCSVTQLQQRIDQLRRWMRS from the coding sequence GTGAGCACCTTGCCGACCCCTCCTCCGCACGTCGGATCCGCCGCGGCCGAGCACCTCTCGCCGGCCTTCCCGGAGCGCGCCGCCTGGGGCACCGTCAGCAAGCTGCGGGCCTGGCAGGAGGAGGCGCTCACCGCGTACTTCGAGAAGGAGCCGCGCGACTTCCTCGCCAACGCGACGCCGGGCGCCGGCAAGACGACCTTCGCCCTCCGCCTCGCCTCCGAGCTCCTGCACCGCAAGACCGTCGACCGGATCACCGTCGTCGCCCCCACGGAGCACCTCAAGAAGCAGTGGGCCGACGCCGCCGCGCGCGCGGGCGTCCGCCTCGACCCCATGTACAGCAACTCCTCCGGCGCGCTCGGTCGGCACTACCACGGGGCCGCCGTCACCTACGCGCAGGTCGCGGCGAACCCCTACCTGCACAAGACCATGACCGAGCAGAGCCGCACCCTGGTGATCCTCGACGAGGTCCACCACGGGGGCGACGCGCTCAGCTGGGGCGACGCCATCCGCGAGGCCTTCGAGCGCGCCACGCGCCGGCTCTCGCTCACGGGGACGCCGTTCCGCTCCGACACCGCGCCCATCCCGTTCGTCAGCTACCTCCGCGACCACCGCGGCGTCCGCCTCTCGCAGACCGACTACGACTACGGCTACAGCCGCGCGCTCGCCGACGGGGTCGTGCGGCCCGTCATCTTCCTCGCGTACGCCGGCAGCATGCGCTGGCGCAACAAGATGGGCGACGAGATGGAGGCCCAGCTCGCCGAGGGCAACACGAAGGACATCACCTCGCAGGCGTGGCGCACGGCGCTCGCCCCCGACGGCGAGTGGATCCCGCAGGTGCTGCAGGCCGCCGACCGCCGGCTCAGCGAGGTCCGGCAGTCGATCCCCGACGCGGGCGGCCTCGTCATCGCCACCGACCACACCACGGCCCGCGCCTACGCCGCGATCCTCCAGCGCATCAGCGGGCAGCCGGTCACGCTCGTGCTCTCCGACGACGTGGAGGCGAGCGCCAACATCGACCGGTTCTCCCAGAGCACCTCGCGCTGGATGGTGGCGGTGCGCATGGTGTCCGAGGGCGTCGACGTGCCGCGGCTCGCCGTCGGCGTGTACGCCACGAGCGCGTCCACCCCGCTGTTCTTCGCGCAGGCGATCGGCCGCTTCGTGCGCGCCCGGCGCCGGGGCGAGACCGCCTCGATCTTCCTGCCGAGCGTCCCGAACCTCCTCGTGCTCGCCAACGAGCTGGAGCGCCAGCGCGACCACGCCCTCGACCGCGACTCCTCGAAGGAGGGCGACCTCTACAACCCCGAGGACGCCATGATGGGCGAGGCGAACCGCAGCGAGAAGGGGTCCGACTCCCTGCTCAGCGAGTTCTCCTTCGAGGCGATGGGCTCCGAGGCCACCTTCGACAAGGTGCTGTTCGACGGCGCCGAGTTCGGGCAGATGGCCGACGTCGGCAGCCTCGAGGAGGAGGAGTTCATCGGGCTCCCGGGGATCCTCGAGCCCGAGCAGGTGCGCGAGCTCCTCGCCCAGCGTCAGCACCGGCAGTCGCGCCACGCGTCCGAGCGGGAGCGCAAGCAGGCCGAGAGCGGCGCGCCGAAGGACCCGGACGACATCCCGCTGTACCGCACGCTCAAGGAGCAGCGGCAGCTCCTCAACAGCCTCGTCGGCATGCGCGCGAAGCTGCACGGCGAGCCGCACGGCCTCGTGCACGCCGAGCTCCGGCGCGTGTGCGGCGGGCCCGCCGTCGGGCAGTGCAGCGTCACGCAGCTGCAGCAGCGCATCGACCAGCTCCGCAGGTGGATGCGCAGCTGA
- a CDS encoding glycine betaine ABC transporter substrate-binding protein: MTTLPRTVRLRRALGVPALVAAALAALTGCGLQPATAYVPEVAPGSIQPLDLPDGAGITITSKNFTEQLILGKIAVLAAKAAGFEVTDKTNVPGSVPARELMTSHGADMTWEYTGTAWLSYLGEPEGIPDQRAQYEAVRDADRANGLTWLTPAPLNNTYAMAIREEEAERLGITRMSQVKDLPVDDRTFCVEAEFNSRPDGLSPLLEAYGIPRGSDDGVPDGNVSIFDTGAVYTATDRGTCAFGEVFATDGRIDKLGLRILEDDLGFFPAYNVAAVLDTRTLEEHPGLQDVFDRVSLVVTDDALRAMNLRVDDQGEEPADVAYEFMVDNGFVTAP, encoded by the coding sequence GTGACGACCCTCCCCCGCACCGTCCGCCTCCGCCGCGCGCTCGGCGTGCCCGCCCTGGTCGCCGCGGCCCTCGCGGCCCTCACCGGCTGCGGGCTCCAGCCGGCCACCGCCTACGTGCCGGAGGTCGCGCCCGGGTCGATCCAGCCGCTCGACCTGCCCGACGGCGCGGGGATCACGATCACGTCGAAGAACTTCACCGAGCAGCTGATCCTCGGCAAGATCGCGGTCCTCGCTGCGAAGGCCGCCGGCTTCGAGGTCACGGACAAGACGAACGTCCCGGGCAGCGTGCCGGCCCGCGAGCTCATGACGAGCCACGGCGCCGACATGACGTGGGAGTACACGGGCACCGCCTGGCTGAGCTACCTCGGCGAGCCCGAGGGCATCCCGGACCAGCGCGCCCAGTACGAGGCCGTGCGCGACGCGGACCGGGCCAACGGGCTCACCTGGCTCACCCCCGCGCCGCTCAACAACACGTACGCGATGGCCATCCGCGAGGAGGAGGCCGAGCGGCTCGGCATCACGAGGATGTCGCAGGTGAAGGACCTCCCCGTCGACGACCGCACCTTCTGCGTGGAGGCGGAGTTCAACTCCCGCCCGGACGGCCTGTCGCCGCTGCTCGAGGCGTACGGCATCCCCCGCGGGTCCGACGACGGCGTGCCGGACGGCAACGTCAGCATCTTCGACACGGGTGCGGTCTACACCGCGACGGATCGCGGCACGTGCGCGTTCGGCGAGGTGTTCGCGACCGACGGCCGCATCGACAAGCTCGGCCTCCGGATCCTCGAGGACGACCTCGGCTTCTTCCCCGCCTACAACGTCGCCGCCGTGCTCGACACCCGGACGCTCGAGGAGCACCCGGGCCTGCAGGACGTCTTCGACCGGGTCTCCCTCGTCGTCACCGACGACGCGCTCCGTGCGATGAACCTCCGCGTCGACGACCAGGGCGAGGAGCCGGCGGACGTCGCCTACGAGTTCATGGTCGACAACGGGTTCGTGACCGCGCCCTAG